Part of the Psilocybe cubensis strain MGC-MH-2018 chromosome 11, whole genome shotgun sequence genome is shown below.
GCGCTCTCTGTAGAATCACCGCCTATAAGTTTGCCATTTTCGTAGCCAGTGGTTATGCCTTCGTAGATGAGCATGAGCATCTTGATCCATTGTTTTCCCCAAACATTGCAAGCTTCCAAACCAAGGACGTCGAGTGCCGCTATAGAAAATGAATTAACCATTGTGAGATGCGAAGTCGAAGACAGTAAGGTACTCACTGAAGATAAGCCATGGAGCTACCGGATCTTGTAACAACCTGGTATCCGATGTTATTCTCGCAAACCATGTCCAGGCTCGAGTTATCTGGAACATGCTGTCCAGAGGCTTCTGCATGGGCGTAATCTTGATGACACAAAAATAAACCCTCATCATGGCAGCAATGCGCTGTGAGCGATCTTTGACAGATTCCAAGCCTTCGGCGACCATACTCTTCCTCCATCCCGAGGCTTTTGTATAATCTTCGCGAGATTCCCAAGGTTTGTTATCGAGGGTGTGGCTGGGTGGTATTATCCCGATCGGCCACCCTCCACAGCGTTGGACGAGTTTGGCGAAGAAAATGGACGCAAAATTGTCGAGTGTTTCGCAGAGAGTGAAGGCGACCTGGCCAAGAGCTTCTGCTATACGTGGTTCTGCTGTGACTTCTGTTTCTGCCTGAAGAAGTATGGCTTTCGCAAGTGCCGAGCAAAGAGTTGCGTAAATAGTGGGTTCGTGTGGACGCCCGCTTGGGGGTCGCATGATCTGCAAAAGTTCTTTGGTCTGTGGAATGTTAACGTACGCACCCAAGAGAGAACGTCCTATAACTTACTATTCTATTAATCGACTCAGCGTCGTTTGTTAGTTGTCCAATTCTGGGCGTAATTAGCCTACGCAGACGACCACACTCTGCTTTGTACTCCTTGTTCGATTTGACAAACGCGATTGGGCCTGTCTTGAGATTTTGTAAATTTGTCCGAGCGACTCTCCAGTCTTCCTCAGCTGGCGCAAGTTGAAGTGCCTCTCGCAGCTTGTTTTCGGCGTCCCCTTCCTTGCTCTTGAATTCCTCCaacttctttctttgttcttcttcttctttctctcgtTGTAGTTGTTCTTCCTCCGCTCTTTTCTTCTCCGCCTCTGCCTTTAATCTTTCAGCTTCCTCCTTCAGCTTCTTCTCCTCGATCAGCCGCCGGCGCAACTCCTCCTCTTTGCGctttttctcctcctcttctcggactctcctctcctcctctaaTTTCTTGGCAAGCTTGTCCTCTTCTGCTTTGATGACAGCCTCGATCCTGTCCCACAGTTCCTTTTCGCGTTTCTGCCACTGCTCTTTCAGGACGGTCTCTTCCCGTAGCGCCCTCATTCTCATCTCCTCGGACCGCTGATGAATAGAAGCTGCCTCTGCTGCATACCGAGACGATAGCTGTTCCAGTTGAACTCGtcgcttttcttcttgttcagAGTTTCTTTGGGCTTCGTATTCGGTAAATTGTTTTCGGGCAGTGTTCTATGGAATTGTTAGATCGTTGGCGTGTTTATAGTTAGAGAAAAATTGTACTTACAAGTGCATCTCTTCGGACTCCTTTTTCCCATTCCTCGTAGGGATCTTGATACCGTGCGCGAAGGCGTATTGCAGATATCGTTTCTTCTATCTGACGCTCTTCAAGTGGTGTGCGTTGGATATGTCTTGGCCGTCTAGTGCGATATTCAATACATGAGGTTTGGGTGGCGTCGTAAAAGGAACTTACAATGAGAGTTTGTTGATATCTGACACTAGCTCAAAAGTTGATCCATTCGccgatgaagagcttgctgaCTCTGTGTCCGAATGTGCAAAGCTGTCCTCGACCTCCGAGTTGTACTCTTCTGACTCAGAGTCGGAATATAGCCCAAATGTCGACGTTCCTCTTGGCCTGCGCGTCCTAGACAACGTATGAGTTTCATGTTTCGATTGGATTGTACGAAAAGATCTACACTCGTTCCGGTGAGGGCGACACTGATCTTGGGGCGTGAAATTTCATGCCACAACTAAACTACAGCTGTCACACTCTAAATAAATATGAACTGGCACCGTTTGAGATTAACAGAAATTGAGAAAGGTGGTGTGGCCAAGTCGTGGTTGAAAACAAACTAAACAAAAAGGTATTGACGTGACGAAAGGCGTGCCCTCACCTGGAACCCACGACGTGACATTGTCACGCGTCGACGGTGACGCCGTTGGAAATCTTTTCTCAACACTGTCCTCTCAACTTTTATGCAACTTTGCCTTTCCTATTCTTTGCAAAAAAACTCATGGAAAATCCGAAAAAATTCAGGAGATTTCAAGAACTCGACCGCCTTTTACGCATATGAGATAGCAAAATCGTACCCAAATTGAATGACACGAATCCGACAGTTGACGAGTGCCAGTTTATCTACCAGAACCTGCAGGCTGGTCAAAAACAAACAGCGTCTTCAGGTTTGGTGTCGAGGGCCGAAGTGAATGCATACTGATTTGTTTATTCCGACTATGACATCTTCAGGTTTTACAGCAATACACTCTATATGTAATCAGGTAAGCATATTTCGCCAGCATGTCGATGTTCCATTGGCGTCAATTGGGTCTTATTCTCTGGACCGTCTTTCATCTCATATTCTACCATTCAACCTGCCCTGATTGCTCGAACTGGAAAGGAGATGACAGGAGCATGTGGTATCGTAGGGCAACCTCTATGGATGAGGGACTCAGAAAATTAGGTCTTCTGGGAAATCAGACACGGAAATCAGACACAGTCCCTTTTCTTGCGCTCTGTTCGGAATACATCTTAGGCAAAATATGGTTAGGAGGGATCTGTGGTTAGTTGTTTCTCGGCGTGTTCACTTGGGGCATACTAAATGCAATAAGTCAAACGATATCGAGGGTTTAAAACAACCATCGTAATGATGTCGCTTCGGGCATTAAACCTTATTAGACGCTCGCATAGGCTTGCATGCTGGGTGCCTCACGGAGACAAGATGTTTAATGCACCACATTCAATCATTCATGTGCTTTTCCTTATGCATGCATTCAAGTTTTTCTAAGCGTTTTTCTCTGAAcaactttcttctttctttctatttctctcttctcattCTCTCGCCGTTTcttttctccttcctctttcttATTTTGATCGCAGAACGACTCGCGTTGCTGCCTCATAATACACTCAGAAAACCGAATCAATCCATCCCGACAGGGAAACGTTATATTTTCAAGAATCGAGACGAAGAGCTCGCAACCTCGGTACAAAACTACAATTTCCTCCAACACGGCCTAGAAATTGTAATGTCTGAATCATTGTTATACGACCGATTCCCGAAAAGTTTGCCTCCTTATATCGGGGCAGTTATGGTACGCTCTTTTCAGTTCATTTTCACCTGGGAGCCACCTAACTGTTGACTAGCTTGAAACGTTTCTTTACGGTCTTTATGTGATTCTCTTCGCCATCTGTGCATATGTTCTCGTGCGGCGGAACAAAAACCTCCATTGGATATTGCTGTCTTTCGCCGTCGCGATGTTTGCCATAGCGTCAGCAGACATAATCTACACATACTACATTCTCTTTTGCAAAGCTTTGAAGGGTGGCTTAACATTTAATCACCTGAAGCCGAAGTATTTGATGTATGTGACCAACAAGTACGTGCCTATTATCTGTTTGGTAGTGGATGAAATGATAGAATATTAATTGTTTCTCCAGCGTTCTTGCCGATACTCTACTTTTATATCGATGCTACGTTGTTTGGGAGTACAGAAAGACAATCGTCGTTGGGCCTTGTATTTTATTGATTGCGGGAACAGGTCAGTTGAAATAATATATGCGTCACGTATTGTTTCTCACATTTTTGTTATCCACAGTTTGCGGctacatttttgaaggcTCTTCATCGGAGCTGTTCAACCTAGCCTACATCTATTTAATTTTAACCTTGATACTAAACGTCATTTTGACATGTTTGACCGGTACGTTGTATCGTGGACATGACAATATCCCGTCAACTTtgcaaaagtgctgactatTTTTGTAGCTGGAAGAATATGGTGGTTAGCACGCAAGGCAAGACTTGTTCTCGGCGCTGGACTTCTTCAACGGTACAACGCTACAACTACCATTCTGTAAGTCCCTCTAAAATCAAAATGATTTTTATCTTGCTAAGCCAGTCGTCGCGGTAGTATTGAATCGGGACTCGTGTACTCCATATATATTATTCTTAACCTTGCTTTGCGGAACACAAAAGTTGTCAACGTGAGCACGCGGGTGGTCCTAATGCAGCCTAATTTATCCTGAACTGGTCTTTAATTATTCAGATTATACTTGACGCTGGACTCATCCAAGTTGTTGTAAGTGTTGCTTCACATTCCACTCCGACAAGTACTTTAATTCTTATCGCAATTGATTTCAGGGTATCATGCCTACTCTCATTATTGTCCAAGTTGGACTCGGTCGAGCGGTGTACGATATCGAGGCGAACCAGGCTATTGCGCGTCTGGAAACAAACAAAGGGACTATTATGATGAACAGATCTTACTCTGATGTTATACACTGCGTTCGCTCACGCGAGTACCATCAAACTTCTAGCGATAATTTTGCTGTAGCTGAAAGCGAGGCCACGCTTCCATTGCCATAATTAACTTTCTTGAATACCTTGAACCTATTTACCTGGTTTCAATTTGGCTAATCTATATATGAAGGATGTTGAAGACGGCGAACGGTTATCCTTTGTCTTTTTGTTGACGGGCCGTTCTCAACCAGCAATGCCAATTTCATATTCACTTTCTGGCTCATGATCGGCCTTTGATTGCAACGGCGAACGGTCCTCGCGGGCGAATTTATCCATGGTCGGAGTTCGTATGGCGTTGgcgcttctttttcttcattgccAAGAATCGGTACTATCTAGTATCTAGGCCATATTATCAGATCGCAAATTCTGTGGGCTTTCGGTTGTACCGGAAGTGTGAAACCTCGGTTAATGCTTATGATACGTTAGTGCTGATCGATTCGTTTCTAGAAATAAGACTAAACTTCCCCGAAAGCCAGAACGAGTGCTACCCTGAATGAAGGGTCAAGGAGCATGAGTCCGGCCAGTGGCTATCGTCTCTATTGTTTTTACACGCGTTTCTGATTATTTGGGCTCAAGACACCACTTTCAGGATTCCGAGCCTACCGAGACTACCGTAGACCGCCCAAAATGATTACCAGTACTTTCAAACGCTCGACTTCGAAATCCGTCACAAACGGAAAAGAAGTGAGACTCTCATATACACCGACAAGGGGGTTACCGCTTGTGAAGTTAAAACTTCTGTCAATACGACTCTGGGATGACCAATGATATCTCAATCTTCATTACGCGCTCATGTCTTCTTAGACAAATCATGcttattgaatattgatAACGGCCCACTTACTTCTGCCGTCATGAGTAGAGTATAAAGAGAGAAAGCTCTGCTTTATGGACGTCTAACCACCCAAGTATTTCTGCTTTTTTATGACGTCAACAAAATGACCCACATTTTCTTCTCAGCTTTTCCGGCATGGGGTGAGCATCGACACCTCTATAATAATTGATGCTTCTGACCGTCGATGGATTCTAATCATTGGATATAGGTCACCTGAGAGCGTTATGTATTCTAGCAGCGCGTCTTGTAAAGGAGAACAAGAACTTGACTGTGACTCTTCTGCTCCCCCCAAATCATCTAAAAAAAGCAGTAGCGGAGATCACAGCTGAATTTGGTGGTGAATCATCAGAAAACAACTGGAAACGGCTTAGGTGTGGATATTTGCATCTGATGCTTGACTCTTCATTAGCTCAGATGAATTTTTTACAGGGCCTTTTCTCCCTTCAAACTGGAGTCTGAACATCCATTAGAGCTCGTCCAATTGATGGTAGCATGCTATCCGACGGTCTATCAACAACTTTTGAACAGCCAATCTATTACGTGCTCGATAACCGGGGATGTGTTTGACTCTATCCTACCTCCGGATATGGTCATTCTAGATGTAAGTATTGCCTGCTGTTGTTCGGTGATCATCCCTTAATCACCTTCGGCAGTTTTTCGCCCATCCTCAATTGTTGGCGACACGGGAGGCCACGGGAACTAAAATTCCTATTGCAGTTTTTGTGTGTGCTCATGCCGCGACTATTCTTCGTACATTGGGTCCAGAGCATTATGGTGGTCGTGGTGATCTTAACGCtaagattgaagctgaggCTGCTCGCAGAGGTATCACACCTTTGGAGGTTGGGGACTCGGTGGGTACCCCTGGACATATATGTTGTGGGTTACAACTTACAAAGCCGAATTCAGGTCTATAGCCACACCGATGGTACGATAATCAAAATAGCTGGAATTCCTGACATGTATGATTGGGAGTATTTCCCACAGCTGGTATGACCGTGAACTGTTGTTCTATACACATCATCGGCTTACCGACAATTTAAGCTCCCATTCGATCTGCCCGTATCCCAAATTATGATACAAGCGTATCGGTGAGTGTTTCCGACTCGTTGAATTGTGGGTTATATCAATGTACCAAACTTTCTGCAGTGGGCTAAGGGATAGTGATGTTATTATTTCTGGATCTGCACAAGACTTCGAACCGGAGACGCTGGAGGCATTCAAGTCATGGTTTACTGAATGGAATAAAAAGGTATACGTAGTCGGCCCCCTTATTCCATCAAAACCAACGACGTTTGTCATCCCATCAAATGATGCTCAAAATACCGGCCTTGTTGAAACGTTCCTTGACAAGGCTCTTGCAGAGCATGGGCGGCTGTCTACAGTTCTGGTGAGTTCTATACATAGTACGGTATGCCCCATCAATTGTTAACATCGCTCAGCTCTCTTTTGGGTCATTATTTTGGCCCCATGAGCAAGGCTATCTGGAAGAAGTTATAGAAGCTTTGATTGAGAAGAAATTCCCTTTTGTAAGTCGAGTTTTTCCTGTCTGCGCAATTTGCGCTGAGGTGTTTTTCTAGATTGTTTCTTATGCTTCGCCTTTTGCGAAAATTTCGGATGATCTACTGGAAAGGGTCCAGAGTTCAGGATATGGGCTAATTGCGAGATGGTTGCCGCAGCTTTACGTTTTAAATCATCCTGTGCGTGCACGCCTCATTACTGCTGACGTATGCCAGGCTAACAAATTTACACAGGCAACTGGGTGGTTTATCACCCACTCCGGTCAGAACGGTGTTCTGGAAGCACTGGGGACTGGTGTTCCAATGTAAGTCTACTCCTCAGAGAGCGTATCAAATCTGGCGCTCACCACAAATCGCAGGATTTGTTGGCCTTTCGAAGCCGACCAACCTGCTGCCGCTGCACATTTGTCTGAAAATCTGAAAGTTGCTTTCGAATTACTGGAAGTCAGGACTGGAGAAAGGGGGCTAAAACCTCTCTTGCGAAATGGTAGGCAAGCAAAGGGCACTCGCGAAGCCGTTGGAATCGAAATTAGGGATGTCCTAGATGCGTGCCGTGGAGAGAAGGGGGCTGAGTTACGAAAGAATGCCCAGGCTATCAAGGCCAAGTTTGACAAAACCTGGCAAGCCGATGGTATCAGCAGAAAGGACTTTAACGCCTGTTTAGAGCAGTATGGCATTCATCTTTCCTAGACGACATCTTATACAGGTCGCACTTGTACCATCATTAGAGACTAATTGGAATACGAACTTTGTCAATGTATAGCCCAGAGTTCCCGACGATCTGCATGTAATCATGCTACCTCAATTGGTGACCCAGAACATCAATTGTTGAGAAATACAAACTATAATGAGAGCTTCGTAATACAAGATAGAAGATTGAGATGCTAACTAATCGTCAATACAGATGAAGACATAACGCCATTTGAATTAATCATAGAACACAAGAGTTCTGATTTCGATTGACTCCCTGAAAGGAGCACCCTCAGGTGTAGAAGGATCTTCAAATCCAGTGTGGGGAGTAAATACGGCCACGCTGCCATCTTGGATAGAATCAAAGCTGTCACCGGGACTGTAAGCaatgaaagaaagcaaatTATCCTAGTAGATAAAAAACGACGCACCACTTGATCAGCACACCTTCCTCTGGAGTCATACCACGAAGGTACTTCCATTTGTGGTTTGGATTATACTTAACACCTAGCGTTTCCCCCTCTCGATCTGGGTAAATAAGTGCTACAGGGACTATGTCTGCAGGATCAACGCTGGTGTGGTCGCAAAGTGCCAGAGGCCAGTCGAGGGCAGCGTGCTTAATTGGCCTCCACAAGTTAATTATTTGGAAACGTTTTTCCAAGAGCTGAGGGACATCCGAAGGTGGGAGGTGCCTATGAACACGGGCGATAGATGCCTTCGAGGATTGATCGACATGCACTTGGGCAACCGGGGCATTAAATGGAGATTTTTGACCAGGGATTCGACGACGTAGGGCTTTTCACAATTCGTGTGATTAGAAGGTCAACAAACTAGTGAAAGAAACGAGTATTTACTGTGATCGAAAATGACTACCCGAGTGGCTCCGGTTAATTTCTTTATGAGCTCAATACTTTCGGGATAGTATTCCGCCTTGATTTCGTCGTCATTCGTGAACGAAGTGTGTTTCGGCGGGTGGATAAAGTATTGGAAACCCGTTTTATCAAGAGATACAGAATCTTCCCTCCCACGCAGATTTTCAATCACAATGTTTGGCCGTTCCTCGGTGTCAAAATTCTTCTCAGCAGTACGCTCGCCTGTAACAGGGTCCACGAGTGCCTTTTGGTACGCCCTTTCTCCTCCAGCTGGAGGTGTGAAATAATGAAGAGTGGTAGTCACAGATACAGGCGACGTTAAACCGGGCATGGCGAGATGTATTCATAACACCCAAGTCTGTTGTTTTAAACTACAAGATTTCCTATTTGTAGTTACAAACATTGTAATCCAGCCCGATGAGTTCATTGCAGACAGTTCTTGCGTGCTTGGTACATGACCATTTGTTAGAGTAGAAGGTATTCTGCCCGAAGGGCTTAATCATCATATCCCAATACGTCAGCGATATTATATGCGGTTCACCGGAAAAGAGGAGGATTAATAATGATTTGGGACCAAACGAAAATGCCGAAAGAGAGTTGGAATAAGTACATGCTTTCTCTCTGGATAGTCTTAATCGCTCAGAGTATATTATGGAAATATGTACCATTGAGTCTATAACAAACCAAGAAACGTCAGAAAACATGTTACCATATGACATACCAAGTAAAGATAGAGCAATATTTCCTTTCCCCCGCCGCGTAAAAGGCGGGGAAATGTAATTTTGGGCAGATATTACTACTCTGCAACGGGCGCTTAAACTGTCACTGTTATCATATTACCAACACAGGAAGTTAAATAAATCAACAAGGTTAGAGCGTCAAAGCCGCCGCACGGAGGCAGTGCAGTGACTAAATGAATTAATGACCGCCATTACCCTTGAGCTTCCTCCACGCCCTTTGGACTGCTTTCTTAGCCTTAAGTGCCTTCACTTTTGTTGCATTCCCTTTTTTAACAGGAGCATGGGAAAAAGGATGGTTCCTGGCATTTGCATTGTTTGGGATTGGCCTCTTGGGATCGTGATAAGACACGCCAATGTTGAAATGAGAGTCTCCGTGATTCCTCCAGGCCATGATACGGTCACTCCCGACTTTCATGGAGTTCTGTCCTTGGGGATTCTGGTGCGGTGTGCCGGGTCTCCCGTGGAATGGGTAGTGATACGCTAAGTCATGCCCATGAGCTGGGTCGTGCGCATGCTCCGTCGGGCGGAACCCAGAAGATGCTTTTGGGTAAGTTCTTATGCCTTTCCGCATCCTATTGGAGGTGTATGTAGGAGCATTGGGAATCGCGTCGTGGACGAGACGATGCGCTGCGGCGTTAACCTCTGTGTGCGAGTACTGGATGGCTTGCTCATCAACGTACTGCTTTAACAGCAGCGAGAAATATGGCACATACGACGTGGTTATGGGTTTCAACGTAGGTACCAGGGGGCAAAGGAGTAAATCCGCCATGTGCATGATGAGGATGCGCGGGATCTGTGTGCGCAAACGTCTTGCCACTCTACTAATTGGGCTGATTTACACAAAACTCACCATCTTGAGGGTGCCTGACGCCATGTCCCACCGGTATCAGATTCACTCTACGGCATATCTCAGAAACATCCTCATTGGTCGTACAAGAGTTTCCGAATTTCTTAGAGTTAAAGAAAAGATTTAAATGAATCCACCAGCTGAATACTTCATCAATAACTCACCAAAATCGGAGCTGCATGAACCAAGTACGCCAAAAATGTCCACAATGAAAGCAAAAGACCAAGGTGATAACGCATGATAAATGTAATTAGGTGCGAATATGTTTGATTATGGTATAATCTCGACCAGCGAGAGCAGTCTCAAACGAGC
Proteins encoded:
- a CDS encoding Nucleoporin gle1, translating into MKFHAPRSVSPSPERVTRRPRGTSTFGLYSDSESEEYNSEVEDSFAHSDTESASSSSANGSTFELVSDINKLSLRPRHIQRTPLEERQIEETISAIRLRARYQDPYEEWEKGVRRDALNTARKQFTEYEAQRNSEQEEKRRVQLEQLSSRYAAEAASIHQRSEEMRMRALREETVLKEQWQKREKELWDRIEAVIKAEEDKLAKKLEEERRVREEEEKKRKEEELRRRLIEEKKLKEEAERLKAEAEKKRAEEEQLQREKEEEEQRKKLEEFKSKEGDAENKLREALQLAPAEEDWRVARTNLQNLKTGPIAFVKSNKEYKAECGRLRRLITPRIGQLTNDAESINRITKELLQIMRPPSGRPHEPTIYATLCSALAKAILLQAETEVTAEPRIAEALGQVAFTLCETLDNFASIFFAKLVQRCGGWPIGIIPPSHTLDNKPWESREDYTKASGWRKSMVAEGLESVKDRSQRIAAMMRVYFCVIKITPMQKPLDSMFQITRAWTWFARITSDTRLLQDPVAPWLIFTALDVLGLEACNVWGKQWIKMLMLIYEGITTGYENGKLIGGDSTESAHARTRITFTLGNIINGCFREIVPTWVMLASSSGMSLTSATVSLLLVNFTVLVAIVLISSSKSLVKMASIKLFFNKLFQPILLATSIPPPLFSDSGSFAQSEFPRHSFPLEIKDWRDILVFLYTHGDAQTRQHADQYKVIDISRYAFKEAPEHQIIIAEVETGKGPRKLLRIERDTGAKDVSLDQSIISAPALQDTPIPDPTKWASTQKPGISFEVSHPSTSIYAAGCRPNSNAATSFVDSVQTTFKSDLTNYSLVDNVNLSSSFNLHHFAMLLVEVQSYTFQQLNQQQEQTCALFAGIVMRVVADALGTGASTSVSPSAGLDISSETLKQIQAAFQRRRAAVDLQIKTGMSTEGSLPEHSQFTKRDIEHAEYSQ
- a CDS encoding UDP-glucosyltransferase 45; translation: MTHIFFSAFPAWGHLRALCILAARLVKENKNLTVTLLLPPNHLKKAVAEITAEFGGESSENNWKRLRAFSPFKLESEHPLELVQLMVACYPTVYQQLLNSQSITCSITGDVFDSILPPDMVILDFFAHPQLLATREATGTKIPIAVFVCAHAATILRTLGPEHYGGRGDLNAKIEAEAARRGITPLEVGDSVYSHTDGTIIKIAGIPDMYDWEYFPQLLPFDLPVSQIMIQAYRGLRDSDVIISGSAQDFEPETLEAFKSWFTEWNKKVYVVGPLIPSKPTTFVIPSNDAQNTGLVETFLDKALAEHGRLSTVLLSFGSLFWPHEQGYLEEVIEALIEKKFPFIVSYASPFAKISDDLLERVQSSGYGLIARWLPQLYVLNHPATGWFITHSGQNGVLEALGTGVPMICWPFEADQPAAAAHLSENLKVAFELLEVRTGERGLKPLLRNGRQAKGTREAVGIEIRDVLDACRGEKGAELRKNAQAIKAKFDKTWQADGISRKDFNACLEQYGIHLS
- a CDS encoding Hydroxylase/desaturase CTB9 translates to MPGLTSPVSVTTTLHYFTPPAGGERAYQKALVDPVTGERTAEKNFDTEERPNIVIENLRGREDSVSLDKTGFQYFIHPPKHTSFTNDDEIKAEYYPESIELIKKLTGATRVVIFDHTLRRRIPGQKSPFNAPVAQVHVDQSSKASIARVHRHLPPSDVPQLLEKRFQIINLWRPIKHAALDWPLALCDHTSVDPADIVPVALIYPDREGETLGVKYNPNHKWKYLRGMTPEEGVLIKCFDSIQDGSVAVFTPHTGFEDPSTPEGAPFRESIEIRTLVFYD